CGCCATCGCCTCGCACGTCACCCCGGAACGCGGGCTCTTCACCGCCATCGTGGCGGGCTTCCTCATCTCCCTGCTGGGCGGCTCCCGCTACGCCGTGGGCGGACCGACCGGCGCCTTCGTGGTGATCATCGCCGGCATCGTGGACCGCCACGGCTACGAGGGCTTGGTGCTCACGACCCTGATGGCCGGTGTGATCCTGCTGGTCATGGGCGCGGCCAAGCTCGGCAAGCTCATCAAGTTCATCCCCTATCCGGTGATCACCGGGTTCACCAGCGGCATCGCCGTTTTGATATTCTCCAGCCAGATCAGTGATTTCCTCGGCATGGGCCTCAAAAATGTGCCGGCGGAGTTCGGGCCAAAAGTCGCGGTCCTCTTCGAATCCCTGCATCTTACTGACGCCCCCACGGCGATCATCGGCTTCGGCTCCCTGCTGGCCATCCTGGCCGCGAGGCGCTTCTTCCCCAAGATCCCCGGCCCGGTGTTCGGCGTCACCCTGGGGGCTGTGCTGGTATCGGCCATGGACCTGCCCGTGGAGACCATCGGCACGCGCTTCGGCGGCATCCCGGAGAGCCTGCCCGCCTTCACGCCCGTCGCGCTGGACTGGAGCTCGCTCAAGGCTCTGCTGCCCGACGCCCTGACCATCGCCCTGCTGGCGGGCATCGAATCCCTGCTGTGCTGCGTGGTGGCCGACGGCATGACCGGCGACAGGCACGACTCCTCCATGGAACTGCTGGCCCAGGGCTCCGCCAACATCGCCTCGGTGTTCTTCGGCGGCATCCCTGCCACCGGGGCCGTGGCCCGCACCGTGACCAACATCAAGTCCGGGGCGGTTTCGCCCGTGGCGGGCTGCATCCACGCCCTGGTGCTGGTCGCCTTCGTGCTCTTCGCCGCGCCCCTGGCCTCGGCCATTCCGCTTTCCAGCCTGGCGGCGGTGCTCCTGGTGGTCGCCTTCGACATGAGCGAATACCGCAAGTTCGGCCGCCTGCTGCGCGCCCCGCGCTCCGACGTGGCGGTGCTCCTGAGCACCTTCGCCCTCACCGTGTTCGTGGACCTCACCGTGGCCGTGTATGTTGGCGTGCTGCTGGCGTCCCTCCTGTTCATGCGCCGCATGAGCGAGATGACCGACATCTGCGCCTGCAGGCTCAAGGACGGGGAGGACTCCTCCCTGGCGGTGGCAGACCTGGCAGGCGGCGGCTCCGACGTTGATCTTGGCGGGGACCTGTGCCCCCTG
The nucleotide sequence above comes from Fundidesulfovibrio soli. Encoded proteins:
- a CDS encoding SulP family inorganic anion transporter translates to MSEADDTFGGSDRRFPIPKLIEALRCGYNARDALKDLGAGVTVGVVALPLAMAFAIASHVTPERGLFTAIVAGFLISLLGGSRYAVGGPTGAFVVIIAGIVDRHGYEGLVLTTLMAGVILLVMGAAKLGKLIKFIPYPVITGFTSGIAVLIFSSQISDFLGMGLKNVPAEFGPKVAVLFESLHLTDAPTAIIGFGSLLAILAARRFFPKIPGPVFGVTLGAVLVSAMDLPVETIGTRFGGIPESLPAFTPVALDWSSLKALLPDALTIALLAGIESLLCCVVADGMTGDRHDSSMELLAQGSANIASVFFGGIPATGAVARTVTNIKSGAVSPVAGCIHALVLVAFVLFAAPLASAIPLSSLAAVLLVVAFDMSEYRKFGRLLRAPRSDVAVLLSTFALTVFVDLTVAVYVGVLLASLLFMRRMSEMTDICACRLKDGEDSSLAVADLAGGGSDVDLGGDLCPLPGGKWRVIPEGVQVYEIDGPFFFGIADRFQDILDVVSGSPKAFVLDVTHTPTIDSTGVNALENFLKKCRRRGIRVLFVGMRPHFIRTLHRFGTDDAIGSENIFARLSDALAAAAGPTQRNAAGHYVT